One window of Peteryoungia desertarenae genomic DNA carries:
- the kduI gene encoding 5-dehydro-4-deoxy-D-glucuronate isomerase: MAHTDFTHRFAVDPMTAAGFGTDQLRENFMLPPLFVPSRIQLHYTNYDRMIVGGAMPVSAALALETIKPTGTPEFLSRRELIAVNIGGAGTVTVDGESFVTGPRDMVYAGMGSSVTFASDSADNPARFYLLSAPAHARYPARHVGIANAKRLDLGAQETSNERSIFQFVHPEGLQTCQLVVGMTSLAQGSVWNTMPCHIHDRRMEVYLYFDLAEKARVFHLFGEPDETRHIVMKNEEAVLSPGWSIHSGAGTSNYSFVWAMAGDNVDYTDVDPVAMEDLR, encoded by the coding sequence ATGGCGCACACAGATTTCACCCACCGTTTTGCTGTGGATCCGATGACCGCCGCAGGCTTTGGAACGGATCAGTTGCGTGAAAACTTCATGCTTCCGCCACTGTTCGTACCCTCAAGAATTCAGCTGCATTACACCAATTATGATCGCATGATTGTGGGTGGCGCCATGCCGGTCTCCGCTGCGCTGGCTCTGGAAACAATCAAGCCGACTGGAACGCCAGAGTTCCTGTCACGCCGGGAGTTGATCGCCGTTAACATCGGGGGGGCAGGCACAGTTACTGTTGATGGCGAGAGCTTTGTGACGGGGCCGCGTGACATGGTCTATGCCGGAATGGGGTCCAGCGTGACCTTTGCGTCTGATTCCGCTGACAATCCAGCCAGGTTCTACCTCCTCAGCGCGCCTGCCCATGCACGCTATCCGGCCCGACATGTCGGCATTGCCAACGCCAAAAGGCTCGATCTTGGGGCGCAAGAGACCAGTAACGAGCGCTCGATCTTCCAATTCGTTCATCCGGAAGGTCTGCAAACCTGCCAGCTGGTGGTTGGCATGACCAGCCTTGCTCAGGGTTCGGTCTGGAACACCATGCCGTGCCACATTCATGATCGTCGCATGGAGGTCTACCTCTATTTCGATCTAGCTGAAAAAGCACGTGTGTTCCATCTCTTTGGCGAACCGGATGAGACGCGTCATATCGTGATGAAGAATGAGGAGGCTGTACTGTCGCCCGGGTGGTCGATTCATTCCGGTGCAGGCACGTCAAACTATTCATTCGTGTGGGCTATGGCCGGCGATAATGTCGACTATACCGACGTCGATCCGGTGGCGATGGAAGACCTTCGATAG
- a CDS encoding helix-turn-helix domain-containing protein — MDEIEGRVLAGIPMNALALTLTRSTIKMQHSSTWRIDKSNRVHDLVICLTGRGRYEVEGEEIWMEPGSAMLLPAETRFVGAAVSSELYTGVAQHFTVDLFGRLDLIKQMQLKRSIRFSRWDMLEKLVSHYRETAPPYSTTLLQHHVFMVLLISFIEEAFEGWREQSVGNVSNPDALSLAVMVAASRISAEPLNDEVARVVLEEAPYNPDYFKREFRKRIGWTPEKFQEFKRMERAMGLLAGGCNVKRAAALSGYSDPYYFSRMFKRYIGVSPAGYREAERRNREGAYPRGEEDGQVVYPLTRLER; from the coding sequence ATGGACGAAATTGAAGGTCGAGTTCTGGCTGGCATTCCGATGAACGCTTTGGCGCTTACGCTCACCCGCTCTACCATCAAGATGCAGCATTCGAGTACATGGCGAATCGACAAGTCCAATCGGGTGCATGATCTTGTCATATGTCTTACGGGGCGTGGACGTTATGAGGTCGAGGGTGAAGAGATCTGGATGGAGCCGGGATCGGCGATGCTCCTTCCCGCAGAAACCCGCTTCGTCGGAGCGGCGGTGTCAAGCGAGCTCTACACCGGTGTTGCTCAGCATTTTACTGTAGACCTCTTCGGTCGACTTGATCTGATCAAGCAGATGCAGCTCAAACGGAGCATCCGCTTTTCCCGTTGGGATATGCTGGAAAAACTGGTTTCCCATTATCGGGAAACCGCACCCCCTTATTCCACGACACTTCTGCAGCATCATGTCTTCATGGTTCTCCTGATCTCCTTCATCGAGGAGGCTTTTGAAGGTTGGCGCGAGCAGTCGGTTGGCAATGTCAGCAATCCGGACGCCCTGTCACTGGCTGTGATGGTGGCAGCCAGCCGCATCAGCGCCGAGCCTCTCAACGACGAGGTTGCGCGCGTCGTGCTTGAGGAGGCGCCCTATAACCCTGACTATTTCAAGCGCGAATTTCGCAAGCGTATTGGCTGGACACCGGAAAAGTTCCAGGAGTTCAAGCGGATGGAACGGGCTATGGGCTTGCTTGCTGGAGGGTGCAACGTCAAGCGGGCAGCTGCGCTTTCGGGCTATTCGGACCCCTATTATTTTTCACGTATGTTCAAGCGCTATATTGGTGTCAGTCCGGCCGGCTACCGGGAAGCGGAACGCCGCAACCGCGAAGGGGCATATCCAAGAGGTGAGGAGGATGGCCAGGTTGTTTATCCTCTCACGCGCTTGGAGCGGTGA